A stretch of the Mycolicibacterium celeriflavum genome encodes the following:
- a CDS encoding NAD(P)H-dependent oxidoreductase, whose amino-acid sequence MSDTSRIKVLVLLGSLRAGSVNRQLVETAVETAANGVHLELFGRLGELPFYNEDIDNDGVAAPVVALRQAAADADAALVVTPEYNGSIPGVLKNAIDWLSRPYGNSALMDKPLAVVGASLGRYGGQWAHDETRKSFAIAGPRVVEDLRLSIPTTTLDGRHPREDAEVVAKLRDIVGKLAAEVG is encoded by the coding sequence ATGTCGGACACGTCGAGAATCAAGGTGCTGGTGCTGTTGGGCAGCCTGCGGGCAGGATCGGTGAACCGGCAGCTGGTAGAGACTGCGGTCGAGACAGCTGCGAACGGCGTGCATCTGGAGCTTTTCGGCCGGCTGGGCGAGTTGCCCTTCTACAACGAGGACATCGACAACGACGGTGTGGCCGCACCCGTGGTGGCGCTGCGCCAGGCTGCCGCCGATGCGGATGCCGCGCTGGTGGTCACCCCCGAGTACAACGGCAGCATCCCGGGCGTGCTCAAGAACGCGATCGACTGGCTGTCGCGGCCCTATGGCAACAGCGCGCTCATGGACAAGCCGCTCGCGGTCGTCGGCGCGTCGCTCGGGCGCTATGGCGGCCAGTGGGCGCACGACGAGACGCGCAAGAGCTTCGCGATCGCCGGGCCGCGCGTCGTGGAGGATCTGAGGTTGTCGATACCGACGACCACGCTTGACGGCAGGCATCCGCGGGAGGACGCGGAAGTGGTCGCCAAGCTGCGCGACATCGTCGGCAAACTGGCCGCCGAGGTCGGCTGA
- a CDS encoding redoxin NrdH, translating to MTQHSITVYTKPACVQCNATYKALDKQGVAYETVDITLDSEARDYVMALGYLQAPVVVVGNEHWSGFRPDRIKALGAVAATA from the coding sequence ATGACTCAGCACTCGATCACCGTGTACACCAAGCCCGCATGCGTGCAGTGCAACGCCACCTACAAGGCGCTGGACAAGCAGGGCGTCGCCTACGAGACGGTCGACATCACCCTGGACAGCGAAGCCCGCGACTACGTGATGGCACTCGGCTATCTGCAGGCCCCGGTCGTGGTGGTCGGCAACGAGCACTGGTCCGGATTCCGGCCCGACCGCATCAAGGCCCTCGGAGCGGTCGCGGCGACGGCTTAG
- the nrdE gene encoding class 1b ribonucleoside-diphosphate reductase subunit alpha — MDYHALNAMLNLYDADGKIQFEKDREAAHQYFREHVNQNTVFFHDVDEKLDYLIKENYYEREVLDQYSRNFVKSLLERAYAKKFRFPTFVGAFKYYTSYTLKTFDGKRYLERFEDRVVMVSLTLAAGDTMLAEKLVDEIMDGRFQPATPTFLNSGKKQRGEPVSCFPAGTPVDTPDGPRAIETLQAGDRVLSHDGSFSVVESVVENPNEQALVSISHFGHKEPIRCTPEHPILVWTTREVDTLIDGDGADPFNGFVWLAAKDVHPTDFIVTAAPMEGRERRVHDLMEYVGVGEYEEVDGLIRKVNADKKHRSKQRHRIKFVSVNRYVEESYDLGLILGWYVSEGHVSKRSTDTSVPNGIHFTLGSHELEYQQELAAAFKRVFATDLAVHQSVSDQSVRLICNSKVVASLFLSMAGTGYNRKRLSHEVLTADDEFQRGLLAGLFRGDGCCTTGGMMLDLVNPELIDQVQLLLRRQGIVSRVRQYTNQAGNITGQVFVPGLPGTNEDFIFDVGKNLHNYVGAKGTSRTTYQVVHGRHVYGIRDLKQTSEVPDKVYNLHVEGTHTYTIRGTVVHNCFLLRIEDNMESIGRSINSALQLSKRGGGVALLLSNIREHGAPIKNIENQSSGVIPIMKLLEDSFSYANQLGARQGAGAVYLHAHHPDIYRFLDTKRENADEKIRIKTLSLGVVIPDITFELAKKNEDMYLFSPYDVERVYGLPFADISVTEKYYEMVDDARIRKTKIKAREFFQTLAELQFESGYPYIMYEDTVNRANPIEGKITHSNLCSEILQVSTPSLFNEDLSYAKVGKDISCNLGSMNIAKTMDSPDFAQSIEVAIRALTAVSDQTHIWSVPSIEQGNNDSHAIGLGQMNLHGYLARERIFYGSEEGVDFTNIYFYCVLYHALRASNRIAIERGTHFKGFEKSKYASGEFFDKYTEQVWEPKTDKVRQLFAEADIRIPTQEDWLRLKESVQAHGIYNQNLQAVPPTGSISYINHSTSSIHPIASKIEIRKEGKIGRVYYPAPYMTNENLEYFQDAYEIGYEKVIDTYAAATQHVDQGLSLTLFFKDTATTRDVNKAQIYAWRKGIKTLYYIRLRQMALEGTEVDGCVSCML, encoded by the coding sequence ATGGATTACCACGCGCTCAACGCGATGCTGAATCTGTACGACGCCGACGGCAAGATTCAGTTCGAGAAGGACCGCGAGGCCGCGCACCAGTACTTCCGTGAGCACGTCAACCAGAACACGGTCTTCTTCCACGATGTCGACGAGAAGCTCGATTACCTGATCAAGGAGAACTACTACGAGCGCGAGGTGCTTGACCAGTACTCGCGCAACTTCGTCAAGAGCCTGCTCGAGCGCGCGTACGCCAAGAAGTTCCGGTTCCCGACGTTCGTCGGCGCGTTCAAGTACTACACCAGCTACACGCTGAAGACATTCGACGGAAAGCGCTACCTGGAGCGCTTCGAGGACCGCGTGGTGATGGTGTCGCTCACGCTGGCCGCCGGCGACACGATGTTAGCTGAGAAGCTGGTCGACGAAATCATGGACGGCCGATTCCAGCCTGCCACACCGACTTTCCTCAATTCAGGCAAGAAGCAGCGTGGTGAGCCGGTTTCGTGCTTTCCGGCCGGAACTCCGGTCGACACCCCAGATGGGCCGCGGGCGATCGAGACGTTGCAGGCCGGTGACCGGGTGTTGTCGCATGACGGCTCCTTCTCCGTAGTCGAATCCGTTGTCGAGAACCCCAACGAGCAAGCTCTGGTATCGATCTCGCACTTTGGGCACAAAGAGCCGATCCGTTGCACTCCGGAGCATCCAATTCTTGTCTGGACCACACGCGAGGTCGATACGCTGATCGACGGAGATGGTGCCGATCCGTTCAACGGATTCGTGTGGCTGGCTGCCAAGGACGTTCATCCGACCGACTTCATCGTGACGGCAGCGCCGATGGAGGGACGCGAGCGCCGGGTCCACGATTTGATGGAGTACGTCGGCGTAGGCGAATACGAAGAAGTCGACGGGCTGATCCGCAAGGTGAACGCTGACAAGAAGCACCGCAGTAAGCAGCGGCATCGGATCAAGTTCGTATCGGTAAATCGCTATGTTGAGGAGTCCTACGATCTCGGACTGATCCTCGGTTGGTATGTGTCCGAGGGGCACGTGTCCAAACGGTCGACAGACACCAGTGTTCCCAATGGGATTCACTTCACCCTCGGTTCTCATGAACTTGAGTATCAGCAGGAGTTGGCGGCTGCGTTCAAGCGCGTGTTCGCGACTGACCTCGCCGTGCATCAGAGCGTCTCGGACCAATCGGTGCGATTGATCTGCAACAGCAAGGTCGTGGCGTCGCTGTTCCTGTCCATGGCCGGCACGGGTTACAACAGGAAGCGGTTGTCCCACGAGGTATTGACTGCCGATGACGAGTTCCAGCGTGGACTTCTGGCAGGGCTGTTCCGTGGTGACGGCTGCTGCACCACGGGCGGAATGATGCTCGACCTCGTGAACCCGGAACTCATCGACCAGGTCCAGTTGCTCCTGCGCAGGCAAGGGATCGTTTCCCGGGTCCGCCAATACACCAACCAAGCCGGAAACATCACGGGGCAGGTGTTCGTCCCCGGGCTACCCGGCACCAACGAAGATTTCATCTTTGACGTCGGTAAGAACCTGCACAACTACGTCGGCGCGAAAGGGACGTCGCGCACCACATATCAGGTTGTGCATGGGCGGCACGTGTACGGAATCCGCGATCTGAAGCAAACGTCTGAAGTTCCGGACAAGGTCTATAACCTCCATGTCGAGGGCACGCATACGTACACGATTCGTGGAACCGTGGTGCACAATTGCTTCCTCCTTCGCATCGAGGACAACATGGAGTCGATCGGCCGCTCCATCAACTCGGCGCTGCAGCTGTCCAAGCGTGGCGGCGGAGTTGCCTTGTTGCTGAGCAACATTCGTGAGCACGGCGCGCCGATCAAGAACATCGAGAACCAGTCTTCGGGCGTCATCCCGATCATGAAGCTGCTCGAGGACTCGTTCTCCTACGCCAATCAGCTAGGCGCCCGCCAAGGCGCCGGCGCGGTGTACCTGCATGCGCATCATCCCGACATCTACCGCTTCCTGGACACCAAGCGGGAGAACGCCGATGAGAAGATCCGGATCAAGACGCTGAGCCTCGGCGTCGTGATCCCCGACATCACGTTCGAGCTGGCCAAGAAGAACGAGGACATGTACCTGTTCTCGCCTTACGACGTCGAACGCGTCTACGGTCTGCCGTTCGCCGATATCTCGGTCACCGAGAAGTACTACGAGATGGTCGACGACGCGCGCATCCGTAAGACCAAGATCAAGGCGCGCGAGTTCTTCCAGACGCTGGCCGAGCTGCAGTTCGAGTCGGGTTACCCGTACATCATGTACGAGGACACGGTGAACCGGGCCAACCCGATCGAGGGCAAGATCACCCACAGCAACCTGTGCTCGGAGATCCTTCAGGTTTCGACGCCGTCGCTGTTCAACGAAGACCTGTCCTATGCCAAGGTGGGCAAGGATATTTCGTGCAACCTCGGATCTATGAACATCGCGAAGACGATGGACTCGCCGGATTTCGCCCAGTCCATCGAGGTGGCGATCCGTGCGCTGACCGCGGTGTCCGATCAGACGCACATCTGGTCGGTGCCGTCGATCGAGCAGGGCAACAACGACTCCCATGCGATCGGGCTGGGGCAGATGAACCTGCACGGCTACCTGGCGCGTGAGCGGATCTTCTACGGGTCCGAAGAGGGCGTCGACTTCACGAACATCTACTTCTACTGCGTGCTGTACCACGCGCTGCGTGCGTCGAATCGCATTGCGATCGAACGGGGTACGCATTTCAAGGGATTCGAGAAGTCGAAGTACGCGAGTGGCGAGTTCTTCGACAAATACACCGAACAGGTGTGGGAGCCCAAGACCGACAAGGTCCGCCAGCTGTTCGCCGAGGCAGACATTCGCATCCCGACCCAAGAGGATTGGCTACGGCTCAAGGAGTCGGTGCAGGCGCACGGCATCTACAACCAGAACCTGCAGGCGGTGCCACCGACCGGGTCGATCAGCTACATCAACCACTCGACCAGCTCGATCCACCCCATCGCGTCGAAGATCGAGATCCGCAAGGAAGGCAAGATCGGCCGCGTCTATTACCCGGCGCCGTACATGACCAACGAGAACCTGGAGTACTTCCAGGACGCCTACGAGATCGGCTACGAGAAGGTCATCGACACCTACGCGGCGGCCACCCAACATGTGGACCAGGGGCTGAGCCTGACGCTGTTCTTCAAGGACACCGCCACCACGCGCGACGTCAACAAGGCGCAGATCTACGCCTGGCGCAAGGGAATCAAGACGCTGTACTACATCCGGCTGCGCCAAATGGCTTTGGAGGGCACCGAGGTGGATGGCTGCGTCAGCTGCATGTTGTGA
- a CDS encoding helix-turn-helix transcriptional regulator has translation MSAPRHDIDAPPDRAAGQQRQRVLNLLRSATGPVDVQHVADALQIHVTTARFHLSTLEGQGFVRRSGGVRNRGAGRPRLTYEVAPRLDYAEIVSLFAAHLGGTVEEREQRALRIGADLAHRVHLARPRDEASVGDLVVLTLNELGFQVRSVLTSFGEMTVQICTCPLAQVAASAPEVVRGMQQGLIQEVIDLNADVIGARYQVSVVPDARGGSCEIGLVLRPGR, from the coding sequence ATGTCAGCGCCCCGCCACGACATCGATGCGCCGCCCGACCGGGCGGCAGGCCAACAGCGCCAGCGCGTCCTGAACCTGTTGCGTTCCGCGACCGGACCGGTCGACGTCCAGCACGTCGCGGACGCCTTGCAGATACACGTCACCACGGCCCGCTTTCACCTGAGCACCCTCGAGGGCCAGGGCTTCGTCCGGCGCAGCGGCGGTGTGCGCAACCGGGGGGCGGGCAGGCCGAGGCTGACTTACGAGGTCGCACCCCGGCTGGACTATGCGGAGATCGTGTCGCTGTTCGCCGCCCACCTGGGCGGGACCGTCGAGGAACGCGAGCAGCGCGCCCTACGCATCGGTGCGGACCTCGCGCACCGCGTGCATCTGGCGCGGCCGCGCGACGAAGCCTCGGTCGGCGACCTCGTCGTGTTGACCCTCAACGAGCTCGGTTTTCAGGTGCGTTCGGTGCTGACCTCGTTCGGCGAGATGACGGTACAGATCTGCACTTGCCCGCTGGCCCAGGTCGCCGCGTCGGCGCCCGAGGTGGTCCGCGGCATGCAGCAGGGGCTCATCCAGGAAGTGATCGATTTGAATGCCGACGTGATCGGTGCGCGGTACCAGGTGTCGGTGGTGCCCGATGCGCGCGGCGGCTCCTGCGAGATCGGCTTGGTGTTGCGTCCCGGGCGGTGA
- a CDS encoding TetR/AcrR family transcriptional regulator, with the protein MAAPRPLNALPVSTRTPHERGDAARNRTLILDAARSLIAERGADAVTTDAIATAAGVGKGTLFRRFGSRAGLMLVLLDEDEKAHQQAFLFGPPPLGPGAPPLERLLAYGRDRLGFVHNHHALLSDANRDPQMRFSPPATLHHHHVRVLLQSAGTTGDLDAQATALLALLDADYVHHELNERGASLESLGDAWETLARKLCGQ; encoded by the coding sequence ATGGCCGCGCCTCGTCCCCTCAACGCGCTGCCGGTTTCCACCCGAACTCCTCATGAGCGCGGTGACGCCGCTCGCAACCGCACGCTGATTCTCGACGCTGCGCGCAGCCTGATTGCCGAACGCGGTGCCGACGCCGTCACCACCGACGCCATCGCCACGGCCGCCGGGGTTGGCAAGGGCACCTTGTTCCGCCGATTCGGCAGCCGCGCGGGCTTGATGCTCGTGCTGCTCGACGAGGACGAGAAGGCGCACCAACAGGCGTTCCTGTTCGGGCCCCCGCCGCTGGGCCCGGGCGCCCCGCCGCTCGAGCGGCTGCTGGCCTACGGCCGCGACCGATTGGGGTTCGTGCACAACCACCACGCGTTGCTGTCCGACGCCAACCGAGACCCCCAGATGCGGTTCAGCCCGCCCGCGACGCTGCACCATCACCATGTCCGCGTGCTGCTGCAGTCCGCCGGCACCACCGGCGACCTCGACGCGCAGGCCACCGCCCTGCTCGCCCTGCTCGACGCGGATTACGTACACCATGAACTCAACGAGCGCGGTGCCTCGCTCGAGTCACTCGGCGATGCGTGGGAAACGTTGGCGCGCAAGCTCTGCGGGCAATGA
- a CDS encoding TetR/AcrR family transcriptional regulator, translating to MRRGSRPRSSGEPGVKVDARSERWREHRKKVRAEIVDAAFRAIDRLGPNVSVREIAEEAGTAKPKIYRHFTDKSDMFAEIGQRMRDMLWAAIIPSIDVENDSARQIVGRGVAHYVDLVDQHPNVVRFLLQGRFADQSAAAMTTVNKGSEITLAIADMISAELKDLAPEPAAFELAAFAIFGTAASATDWWLGADDERPRRMPADQFVAHMTTIMVGAINGTAELLGIKIDPDQPIHTAVGKQQPVA from the coding sequence GTGCGACGAGGGTCCAGGCCACGCTCGAGTGGTGAGCCGGGTGTCAAGGTGGACGCCCGCAGCGAACGCTGGCGCGAGCACCGCAAGAAGGTGCGCGCCGAGATCGTCGACGCCGCCTTCCGTGCCATCGACCGCCTCGGCCCCAACGTCAGCGTGCGGGAGATCGCCGAAGAGGCCGGCACCGCCAAACCCAAGATCTACCGGCACTTCACCGACAAGTCCGACATGTTCGCCGAGATCGGCCAGCGGATGCGGGACATGCTGTGGGCGGCCATCATTCCGTCGATCGACGTGGAGAACGACTCGGCCCGCCAAATCGTCGGTCGCGGCGTCGCGCACTACGTCGACCTCGTCGACCAGCACCCCAACGTCGTGCGGTTCCTTCTCCAGGGCCGGTTCGCCGACCAGTCGGCGGCAGCGATGACGACCGTCAACAAGGGCAGCGAGATCACCCTGGCGATCGCCGACATGATCAGCGCGGAACTGAAGGACCTGGCGCCCGAACCCGCCGCCTTCGAGCTGGCCGCGTTCGCAATCTTCGGCACCGCGGCTTCAGCCACGGACTGGTGGTTGGGCGCCGACGATGAGCGGCCCCGCCGGATGCCCGCCGACCAGTTCGTCGCGCACATGACGACGATCATGGTGGGCGCCATCAACGGCACGGCCGAGCTGTTGGGCATCAAGATCGACCCCGACCAGCCGATTCACACCGCGGTCGGCAAGCAGCAGCCAGTCGCCTGA
- a CDS encoding ABC transporter permease has translation MPTDLIRRSVRAEVVRTGGRSRLWTVFVPVAVGVPMVITFVIAAVAEMFARIPGQVSILQVSTSNAAYWVITVTVIVAAAAAADGQSSESLYRTRDHIRLALPYRWSDLVGKWLFYGTLSAALAAATTAVVLLVLPMISGLVYGEVSLTDPTARRLLWTVPVYAFFAAGAGVGLGAIVRSRVGAVGAILLWAYVIETAAGYLPSGASLQRFMPVLNAVFATGQDIVLMPPWGQNAALAYSCVIFTAIFALSFVGRRQRK, from the coding sequence ATGCCCACGGACCTGATTCGCAGGAGCGTGCGCGCCGAAGTCGTCCGGACCGGCGGGCGGAGCCGACTATGGACGGTGTTCGTGCCGGTGGCTGTCGGTGTGCCCATGGTGATCACGTTTGTGATCGCCGCCGTCGCCGAGATGTTCGCCCGCATCCCGGGCCAGGTGTCGATCTTGCAGGTCTCCACCTCCAACGCGGCCTACTGGGTGATCACAGTGACCGTGATCGTCGCCGCCGCGGCGGCAGCCGATGGACAGTCATCCGAATCCCTCTATCGCACACGCGATCACATCCGTCTCGCGCTGCCGTACCGGTGGTCGGATCTGGTGGGGAAGTGGCTGTTCTACGGCACGCTGAGCGCAGCCCTGGCTGCCGCGACGACTGCAGTCGTTCTGCTCGTCCTGCCGATGATCTCCGGGCTGGTGTACGGCGAGGTGTCGCTCACCGACCCGACCGCACGCCGACTGTTGTGGACGGTGCCGGTGTATGCGTTCTTCGCCGCGGGCGCCGGCGTCGGTCTCGGGGCGATCGTTCGGTCTCGGGTGGGCGCCGTCGGGGCGATCCTGCTCTGGGCGTACGTCATCGAGACGGCGGCGGGGTATCTGCCGAGCGGAGCGTCGCTGCAGCGGTTCATGCCCGTGCTCAACGCCGTGTTCGCCACCGGGCAGGACATCGTGCTGATGCCGCCGTGGGGTCAGAACGCCGCGTTGGCCTATTCCTGTGTGATATTCACCGCGATCTTCGCGCTCTCGTTTGTCGGAAGGAGACAACGAAAATGA
- a CDS encoding cupin domain-containing protein, with product MTSQTVQSLSTLAEEQLASAKAASSGRSAHTVYGGRGHALRQTLLALAAGRGLDEHESPGEATLLVLRGRVRLSAVSGAVDGIAGDHIAIPAERHSLSALEDSAVVLTVVTK from the coding sequence GTGACCAGTCAGACAGTCCAGTCGTTGTCGACGTTGGCGGAGGAACAGCTCGCGTCCGCGAAGGCCGCTTCCTCCGGCCGTTCCGCTCACACCGTGTACGGCGGCCGCGGGCACGCGCTACGGCAGACCTTGCTCGCGTTGGCCGCGGGGCGCGGGCTCGATGAGCACGAAAGTCCGGGCGAGGCAACGCTGTTGGTGTTGCGTGGCCGGGTCCGGCTCAGCGCCGTGAGCGGCGCTGTCGACGGCATCGCGGGCGATCACATCGCGATCCCCGCGGAACGGCACAGCCTTTCGGCCCTCGAGGACTCGGCGGTCGTGCTGACGGTCGTCACCAAATAG
- a CDS encoding ABC transporter ATP-binding protein, with protein sequence MIEVSDLDKRFGSCRAVSDVTASFPSATVTALLGLNGAGKTTLLRLIAGLDRPDRGTVTVCGRNPRDEAQPARLLSAHLGPEAMDPRHTVGRHLAWLAALGGIGSERVDAVMSEAGLYAHRDERIVKLSLGFRQRLAIAAALLSDPAAVIFDEPLNGLDVPGIVWLRTLLRRLAADGRTVVLATHLLSEVVLTADRLLILNRGRVAVEGTLDELVPAAHDPRLWLEQALLSHSPALEEAHP encoded by the coding sequence ATGATCGAAGTCTCCGATCTCGACAAGCGATTCGGTTCGTGCCGAGCCGTTTCCGACGTCACGGCGAGCTTTCCTTCGGCGACGGTGACGGCGCTGCTCGGGCTGAACGGCGCGGGTAAGACCACGCTGTTGCGCCTCATTGCGGGCCTGGACCGCCCGGACCGCGGCACCGTGACGGTGTGCGGACGCAATCCGCGCGACGAGGCTCAGCCGGCCCGACTGCTCAGCGCGCATCTCGGTCCCGAGGCGATGGATCCCAGGCACACGGTGGGACGACACCTCGCGTGGTTGGCGGCGCTCGGCGGCATCGGCTCCGAACGCGTCGATGCGGTGATGAGCGAGGCCGGCCTGTACGCCCACCGCGACGAGCGAATCGTCAAGCTGTCGCTGGGTTTTCGGCAGCGACTCGCGATCGCCGCGGCTCTGCTGTCGGATCCGGCGGCGGTGATCTTCGACGAACCGCTCAACGGCCTCGACGTGCCGGGCATCGTGTGGCTGCGCACCCTGTTGCGTCGGCTGGCCGCGGACGGAAGGACCGTCGTCCTGGCCACCCACCTGTTGAGTGAGGTGGTATTGACGGCAGACCGGTTGCTGATCCTGAACCGCGGTCGTGTCGCAGTAGAGGGAACGCTCGACGAGTTGGTGCCCGCCGCCCACGATCCGCGGCTGTGGCTCGAACAAGCGCTGCTCTCGCACAGTCCTGCCCTCGAAGAGGCGCACCCGTGA
- a CDS encoding class I SAM-dependent methyltransferase → MTGRENLPLAQRSDADLPGHWLLARLGKRVLRPGGLELTTRLLAAAGVQGADVVELGPGLGRTASDIVALRPRSYVGVDDTAAATEAVRTIVAPVDGQVVVANAAESGLPSDSADVVIGEAMLTMQGDRDKRAIAAEAFRVLRPGGRYAIHELGLKPDTLPQDTKDEIRRDMARAIKVNARPLTTAEWSALLTDAGFEVVTVDHAPMALLNPARVLADEGLGGALRIVGNLMRRRAARKRVIGMRKTFHRYRHALTAVAVVGVVPAS, encoded by the coding sequence ATGACTGGAAGAGAGAACCTTCCACTTGCCCAGCGGTCCGATGCCGATCTGCCCGGACACTGGCTGCTCGCCAGGCTGGGGAAGCGGGTACTGCGCCCCGGTGGTCTGGAGCTGACCACCCGCCTGCTCGCGGCGGCGGGTGTGCAGGGCGCCGACGTCGTCGAACTCGGGCCCGGGTTGGGCCGCACCGCCAGCGATATCGTCGCACTGCGGCCGCGCTCCTACGTCGGGGTCGACGACACCGCCGCTGCGACGGAGGCCGTACGCACGATCGTCGCGCCCGTCGACGGCCAAGTGGTGGTGGCCAACGCCGCCGAGTCCGGGTTGCCCTCGGACAGCGCCGATGTCGTGATCGGCGAGGCGATGCTGACCATGCAGGGCGACCGCGACAAACGGGCGATCGCCGCCGAAGCGTTCCGGGTGCTGCGGCCAGGCGGTCGGTACGCGATCCACGAACTGGGCCTGAAGCCGGACACCCTCCCGCAGGACACCAAAGACGAGATCCGCCGCGACATGGCGCGCGCGATCAAGGTCAACGCCCGTCCGTTGACGACGGCGGAATGGTCTGCGCTGCTGACCGATGCCGGCTTCGAGGTGGTCACCGTCGACCACGCGCCGATGGCGCTGCTCAACCCGGCGCGGGTGCTGGCCGACGAAGGTCTGGGCGGAGCGCTGCGCATCGTGGGCAACCTGATGCGGCGCCGCGCGGCCCGCAAACGTGTCATCGGGATGCGCAAGACGTTCCATCGGTACCGGCACGCCTTGACCGCGGTCGCGGTCGTCGGCGTCGTACCGGCATCGTGA
- the nrdI gene encoding class Ib ribonucleoside-diphosphate reductase assembly flavoprotein NrdI, whose product MSNLVYFSSVSENTHRFVEKLGLPATRIPLHGRIEVDEPYVLVLPTYGGGRATPDINDGGYVPKQVIAFLNNEHNRSLIRGVIAAGNNNFGAEFAYAGNVVSRKCGVPYLYRFELMGTPDDVDAVRSGLEEFWKDQTCHQPSQLQSL is encoded by the coding sequence ATGAGCAATCTCGTCTACTTCTCCAGCGTCTCGGAGAACACCCACCGCTTCGTCGAGAAGCTGGGCCTGCCCGCCACCCGGATCCCTCTGCACGGGCGCATCGAGGTCGACGAGCCCTACGTGCTGGTGCTGCCCACCTATGGCGGTGGACGCGCCACACCGGACATCAACGACGGCGGCTATGTGCCCAAGCAGGTCATTGCCTTTCTCAACAATGAACACAACCGGTCGTTGATCCGCGGCGTCATCGCCGCGGGCAACAACAACTTCGGCGCCGAGTTCGCCTACGCGGGCAATGTCGTGTCCCGCAAGTGCGGCGTTCCGTACCTGTACCGCTTTGAACTGATGGGAACCCCGGACGACGTCGACGCCGTCCGATCGGGCTTGGAAGAGTTTTGGAAGGACCAGACGTGTCACCAACCGTCACAGCTGCAGAGCCTGTAG
- a CDS encoding NAD(P)/FAD-dependent oxidoreductase, whose product MTQRYDLVIAGGGPSGSAAAWQAAQTGAKVVVLDKAEFPRAKPCGDGLTARAVSYLQKMGLADEVATYHRVNRVTVFSPSEWELSFPKRPGMPDHGHTVSREHLDTVLLKHAESAGAEVRQGAEVTGPILENGRVVGVTLKSGEKVHGDAVIAADGAYSPIKRALKIDSEYNGYSAIAIRSEMPANRPDSDSLDIYLKLVFEGDQLPGYGWVFPMGNGVFNIGLGYVNSYKNWQSINATQFLGEFLRTLPPEWELPPIEELKKNKSVRAWRLPMGFTAWPPWRPGVLFTGDSLGAGKPASGAGISKALESGLAAGECAIAALQNGGPDDFTNYAQRMEAAWGREYRRGRYFHKLLGYPRFANAGIKLIDNAAFRDRMLKALYKKAQGPQHTVR is encoded by the coding sequence ATGACGCAGCGATACGACCTGGTCATCGCGGGTGGCGGCCCTTCGGGCTCGGCCGCCGCGTGGCAGGCCGCGCAGACCGGCGCCAAGGTGGTGGTCCTGGACAAGGCCGAATTCCCCCGGGCCAAGCCTTGCGGCGATGGGCTTACCGCCCGCGCCGTGAGCTATCTGCAGAAGATGGGGCTGGCCGACGAGGTCGCCACCTACCACCGGGTGAACCGTGTGACGGTCTTCAGCCCGAGCGAATGGGAGCTGTCGTTCCCCAAGCGCCCCGGCATGCCCGACCACGGCCACACCGTCAGCCGCGAGCACCTCGACACGGTGCTGCTCAAGCACGCCGAGTCTGCGGGCGCCGAGGTGCGCCAGGGCGCGGAGGTGACGGGGCCGATTCTGGAGAACGGCCGGGTGGTCGGCGTGACGCTCAAGAGTGGCGAGAAGGTCCACGGCGACGCGGTGATCGCGGCCGATGGCGCCTACTCTCCGATCAAACGGGCGCTGAAGATCGACTCGGAATACAACGGCTACTCGGCGATCGCGATCCGCTCGGAGATGCCCGCCAACCGTCCCGACTCCGACAGCCTCGACATCTACCTGAAGCTCGTTTTCGAAGGCGACCAGCTGCCGGGCTACGGCTGGGTGTTCCCGATGGGCAACGGCGTGTTCAACATCGGGCTGGGCTACGTCAACAGCTACAAGAACTGGCAGTCGATCAACGCGACGCAGTTCCTCGGCGAATTCCTGCGCACGCTGCCGCCCGAGTGGGAACTGCCGCCGATCGAAGAGCTCAAGAAGAACAAGAGCGTGCGGGCGTGGCGGCTGCCGATGGGCTTCACCGCATGGCCGCCGTGGCGTCCGGGTGTGCTGTTCACCGGCGACTCGCTGGGGGCGGGTAAGCCGGCGTCGGGTGCAGGCATTTCGAAGGCGCTGGAGTCCGGCCTGGCCGCGGGTGAATGCGCGATCGCGGCACTGCAGAACGGCGGGCCCGACGACTTCACGAACTACGCGCAGCGGATGGAGGCGGCCTGGGGCCGGGAATACCGGCGCGGCCGCTACTTCCACAAGCTGCTCGGGTATCCGCGCTTCGCCAATGCCGGCATCAAGCTCATCGACAACGCCGCGTTCCGCGACCGGATGCTCAAGGCGCTGTACAAGAAGGCGCAGGGCCCGCAACACACCGTCAGGTGA